One Oscillospiraceae bacterium genomic region harbors:
- the ruvB gene encoding Holliday junction branch migration DNA helicase RuvB, whose amino-acid sequence MNQEYMVDPARLVSPDAMPADAEEISLRPKTLDDYVGQEKAKGNLKVYLRAAQQRGEPMDHILLYGPPGLGKTTLAGIVAQEMGVQIRITSGPAIEKPGDLAALLTNLQEGDILFIDEIHRLSRQVEEVLYPALEDFALDIMIGKGPSAQSIRINLPKFTLVGATTRAGQLTGPLRDRFGILLKLELYSPQELGRIITRSAGILGVPITDEGALELARCARGTPRIANRLLKRARDFAMVESEGTIDEETAIAARKWMDIDELGLDELDRSLLRAIIEMYNGGPVGLETLAAALGEESVTLEDICEPYLMQMGMLTRTPRGRCVTRLAYEHLHMAVPRRFDEDDGQQSMF is encoded by the coding sequence ATGAATCAGGAATATATGGTAGACCCCGCCCGCCTTGTCAGCCCGGACGCCATGCCCGCCGATGCCGAGGAGATCAGCCTGCGTCCCAAAACGCTGGATGACTACGTCGGCCAGGAGAAAGCCAAAGGCAACCTGAAAGTCTATCTGCGGGCGGCGCAGCAGCGCGGCGAGCCGATGGACCACATCCTGCTCTACGGCCCGCCCGGCCTGGGCAAAACCACGCTAGCAGGCATTGTGGCGCAGGAGATGGGCGTGCAGATCCGCATCACCTCCGGCCCGGCCATCGAGAAGCCCGGCGACCTGGCAGCACTGCTGACCAATTTGCAGGAGGGCGACATCCTCTTTATCGATGAGATCCACCGTCTGTCCCGCCAGGTGGAGGAAGTACTTTACCCGGCGCTGGAAGATTTCGCGCTGGACATCATGATCGGCAAAGGGCCGAGCGCACAAAGCATCCGCATCAACCTGCCCAAGTTCACGCTGGTGGGCGCGACTACCCGCGCCGGTCAGCTGACAGGCCCCCTGCGTGATCGCTTCGGCATCCTGCTCAAGCTGGAGCTGTACAGCCCCCAGGAGTTGGGGCGCATCATCACCCGCAGTGCGGGTATTTTGGGCGTGCCCATCACCGACGAAGGTGCGCTGGAACTGGCCCGCTGCGCCCGCGGCACGCCGCGTATCGCCAACCGCCTGCTGAAACGCGCCCGCGACTTTGCCATGGTGGAGAGCGAGGGCACCATCGACGAAGAGACCGCCATTGCGGCCCGCAAGTGGATGGACATCGACGAGCTGGGTCTGGACGAACTCGATCGCAGCCTGCTGCGCGCCATCATCGAGATGTACAACGGCGGCCCGGTCGGTCTCGAAACGCTGGCCGCTGCATTGGGTGAGGAGAGCGTCACGCTGGAAGATATCTGTGAGCCGTACCTGATGCAGATGGGCATGCTGACCCGCACCCCCCGCGGCCGCTGCGTGACCCGCCTGGCCTATGAGCATCTGCACATGGCTGTACCGCGCCGTTTTGATGAGGATGACGGACAGCAGAGCATGTTCTGA